One Malania oleifera isolate guangnan ecotype guangnan chromosome 9, ASM2987363v1, whole genome shotgun sequence DNA segment encodes these proteins:
- the LOC131164514 gene encoding uncharacterized protein LOC131164514 — protein sequence MAGNGGRAEAERWLSIAEKLLAARDLHGSKTFAVRARESDPRLDGSDRILAVVDTLLAGAARINNQHDWYAVLQLASLTQDPAHVTTQYARLASLLSPTGNTLPFADQAFKLVSDAYSVLSNPSKKSLYDHELSLFSESMHDSQPKQAHNKQPQTPVRRSPRCRNNIPEDEPVPTSAEPTQTNVPSFWTACPYCYNLYEYPKVYEECTLRCQNCRRAFHAVMVPPPPGIGAGRDSYFCCWAFFPLGFSVPSSQSSKNTNGSSNWVPFSPMFACPFPGDDRSNAVRGEEGNRTVNNISEGNRNVQKPKNTSAATRRVAKVLVDEDEDAFMEGSDPSDDSDDEWDSNSNRKKKKVKTSKGRILGSRGVKKWHGEKAKKGSQSAVPEVKASDIEIGSGIQGGLGTAETGKKVVGSNTKRQPGKIAKELGKLDLNVEFSNEVEEAAPPMNGGNGAGNGEEDGIAGIGFFEGLDEFLSSLPILSVVGDEKVKAAE from the coding sequence ATGGCGGGGAACGGTGGCAGAGCGGAGGCCGAGCGGTGGCTGAGCATCGCGGAGAAGCTCCTCGCGGCCCGCGATCTCCATGGGAGCAAGACCTTCGCGGTCCGGGCGCGCGAGTCCGACCCTAGGTTGGACGGATCAGACCGGATCCTCGCCGTCGTCGACACGCTTCTCGCCGGCGCCGCTCGGATCAACAACCAGCACGACTGGTATGCCGTCCTCCAGCTCGCTAGTCTGACTCAGGATCCTGCTCATGTCACAACTCAGTATGCGCGACTAGCCTCGCTTCTTAGCCCCACCGGCAACACTCTGCCCTTCGCCGACCAAGCTTTCAAGCTAGTGTCCGACGCATACTCGGTCCTTTCGAACCCGTCCAAGAAATCGTTGTACGACCACGAGCTCAGCCTCTTCTCTGAGTCTATGCACGACTCGCAACCAAAGCAAGCTCACAATAAACAGCCGCAGACGCCCGTCAGAAGGAGCCCGAGATGCAGGAATAATATTCCTGAGGACGAGCCGGTACCAACTTCGGCTGAGCCAACTCAGACAAATGTACCTAGTTTCTGGACTGCGTGTCCGTACTGTTACAATCTCTATGAGTATCCTAAGGTTTACGAAGAGTGCACGCTAAGGTGCCAGAACTGCCGGAGGGCGTTTCATGCAGTAATGGTACCACCACCGCCGGGGATTGGGGCAGGGAGGGATTCGTATTTCTGTTGTTGGGCTTTTTTCCCGCTAGGGTTTTCAGTGCCCAGTTCACAGAGCAGTAAGAATACAAATGGGTCGTCGAATTGGGTTCCATTTTCGCCGATGTTTGCTTGTCCTTTCCCCGGCGATGACAGGTCGAATGCGGTGCGTGGTGAGGAGGGAAATCGGACGGTTAATAATATTTCGGAAGGAAATAGAAATGTTCAGAAACCGAAGAATACAAGTGCCGCTACTAGAAGGGTGGCTAAAGTGCTTGTAGACGAGGATGAAGATGCTTTCATGGAAGGTTCTGACCCAAGTGATGATTCAGATGATGAATGGGATAGTAATAGtaataggaagaagaagaaagtcaaGACTTCCAAGGGTAGGATTTTGGGCAGTAGAGGTGTGAAGAAGTGGCATGGAGAAAAGGCCAAGAAAGGAAGTCAGAGTGCTGTACCGGAGGTTAAGGCGAGTGATATTGAAATTGGGAGTGGGATACAGGGAGGTCTGGGGACGGCGGAGACGGGTAAGAAGGTGGTGGGAAGTAACACAAAGAGGCAGCCAGGAAAAATTGCTAAAGAATTGGGGAAGTTGGATTTGAATGTGGAGTTTAGTAATGAGGTGGAAGAGGCAGCACCCCCAATGAATGGGGGCAATGGGGCAGGGAACGGGGAGGAGGATGGCATTGCGGGGATTGGGTTTTTTGAGGGGCTTGATGAGTTCCTGAGTAGTCTGCCTATACTTTCTGTTGTCGGGGACGAAAAGGTTAAAGCTGCAGAGTGA